The following coding sequences lie in one Oncorhynchus nerka isolate Pitt River linkage group LG14, Oner_Uvic_2.0, whole genome shotgun sequence genomic window:
- the LOC115142013 gene encoding zinc finger protein 37-like codes for MSKIEYLRVFLNQKLIAAAEEIFGVVEETIAEYQEEVSHTKEENRRLRSMLDIRSKPQIKLHRRADPQQLTVTVSDEQQEWSPSLGQKDPEPTRMKDEQNEPRTSQEDENHFNEFINSYGCVSSDYYQDPTQSSLEERYSLPSTSTEQIKTEPYVEDYGVSEPTRESQPFSAVDTECSAAQSENRGHIDRMESGGPLSGPMLKPLKSKRTKTVKGQSFHSVKDRKLNHLKSHSRPSVSWDAAPSCKVCGKQFDSMASLLNHVQMHTQDKEHLCGVCGKFCQSTESMIDHLQTHIGAKCCHICGKYFAWDTFLKRHLRSHTGEKPFHCQDCGKGFTQRGHLNLHMRSHTGEKPHQCQDCGKCFSQNTSLIVHMRTHTGEKPYMCPVCRKCFTTSSMLKKHHTAHKHIGVLNVANATMVSDHTEPREEGLQRGEHMTVPCVGGENQTAD; via the exons ATGTCTAAAATTGAGTACTTGAGAGTGTTTCTCAACCAGAAATTAATAGCGGCAGCTGAAGAGATATTTGGTGTCGTAGAAGAAACGATAGCAGAGTACCAGGAAGAGGTTTCTCACACAAAGGAGGAGAACAGGCGTCTACGGAGCATGCTGGATATTCGTTCTAAGCCACAGATCAAGTTACACAGACGAGCAG ACCCCCAGCAGCTCACTGTCACCGTGTCTGATGAGCAGCAGGAGTGGAGCCCCAGTCTGGGGCAGAAGGACCCAGAACCCACACGGATGAAAGATGAACAGAATGAACCAAggaccagtcaggaggatgagAATCATTTCAACGAGTTTATAAATTCTTACGGCTGTGTATCAAGTGACTATTATCAGGACCCAACTCAGTCCTCACTTGAAGAGAGATACTCTCTACCCAGCACCTCAACTGAACAGATCAAAACAGAACCTTATGTAGAAGACTATGGTGTATCAGAACCAACCAGAGAGTCTCAGCCCTTCTCTGCAGTAGATACAGAGTGTTCTGCAGCTCAGAGTGAAAACAGAGGACATATTGAcaggatggagagtggaggaccTCTGTCAGGTCCAATGTTAAAGCCACTCAAATCAAAGAGAACAAAGACAGTAAAAGGACAAAGTTTTCATAGTGTTAAGGACAGGAAATTGAACCATCTAAAATCACACTCGAGACCCAGTGTAAGCTGGGATGCTGCTCCTAGTTGTAAGGTATGTGGAAAGCAATTTGACTCCATGGCTTCTTTATTAAATCATGTGCAAATGCACACACAGGATAAAGAACAtctttgtggtgtgtgtggaaaATTCTGTCAGTCCACAGAAAGTATGATAGATCACCTACAAACTCACATCGGAGCAAAGTGTTGTCATATTTGTGGTAAATATTTTGCTTGGGATACTTTCCTGAAAAGGCATTTGAGGAGTCATACAGGGGAGAAGCCGTTTCACTGTCAAGATTGTGGCAAAGGATTTACTCAGCGTGGACACCTAAACTTACATATGAGGagccacacaggggagaaaccacaTCAATGCCAGGATTGTGGCAAATGTTTCAGCCAGAATACATCTCTGATAGTGCACATGAGgactcacacaggggagaagccataCATGTGTCCTGTGTGTAGAAAATGCTTTACCACATCAAGTATGTTAAAGAAGCATCACACAGCTCACAAACATATAGGTGTCTTGAACGTGGCCAATGCCACAATGGTTTCAGACCATACAGAGCCACGTGAAGAGGGTTTACAAAGAGGTGAACACATGACTGTTCCCTGTGTGGGGGGAGAGAATCAGACAGCAGACTGA
- the LOC135575200 gene encoding zinc finger protein 23-like → MSKIEFLRMFLNQRLIAAAEEIFGVVEETLARYKEEVSRTREENSRLRLTLDIRTKPDIKLHRQDLQQLTVTVSDEVVSPEQQEWIPSLGQKDPEPTRMKDEQDEPRTSQEDENHFNEFINSYGCVSSDYYQDPTQSSLEERYSLPSTSTEQIKTEPYVEDYGVSEPTRESQPFSAVDTECSAAQSENRGHIDRMESGGPLSGPMLKPLKSKRTKTVKGQSFHSVKDRKLNHLKSHSRPSVSWDAAPSCKVCGKQFDSMASLLNHVQMHTQDKEHLCGVCGKFCQSTESMIDHLQTHIGAKCCHICGKYFAWDAFLKRHLRSHTGEKPFRCHHCGKGFSQSGNLSVHMKSHSGEKPHRCPVCGKCFSRNPDLTVHIRTHTGVKPYKGSIVAKDSSRIITGSYT, encoded by the exons ATGTCTAAAATAGAGTTTTTGAGAATGTTTCTAAACCAGAGATTGATAGCGGCAGCTGAGGAGATATTTGGTGTCGTTGAAGAAACCCTAGCAAGGTACAAGGAAGAGGTTTCTCGCACAAGGGAGGAGAACAGTCGTCTACGGCTCACGCTCGATATCCGTACTAAGCCAGATATCAAGTTACATAGACAAG atcTCCAGCAGCTCACTGTCACCGTGTCTGATGAGGTGGTTTCCCCTGAGCAGCAGGAGTGGATCCCCAGTCTGGGGCAGAAGGACCCAGAACCCACACGGATGAAAGATGAACAGGATGAACCAAggaccagtcaggaggatgagAATCATTTCAATGAGTTTATAAATTCTTACGGCTGTGTATCAAGTGACTATTATCAGGACCCAACTCAGTCCTCACTTGAAGAGAGATACTCTCTACCCAGCACCTCAACTGAACAGATCAAAACAGAACCTTATGTAGAAGACTATGGTGTATCAGAACCAACCAGAGAGTCTCAGCCCTTCTCTGCAGTAGATACAGAGTGTTCTGCAGCTCAGAGTGAAAACAGAGGACATATTGAcaggatggagagtggaggaccTCTGTCAGGTCCAATGTTAAAGCCACTCAAATCAAAGAGAACAAAGACAGTAAAAGGACAAAGTTTTCATAGTGTTAAGGACAGGAAATTGAACCATCTAAAATCACACTCGAGACCCAGTGTAAGCTGGGATGCTGCTCCTAGTTGTAAGGTATGTGGAAAGCAATTTGACTCCATGGCTTCTTTATTAAATCATGTGCAAATGCACACACAGGATAAAGAACAtctttgtggtgtgtgtggaaaATTCTGTCAGTCTACAGAAAGTATGATAGATCACCTACAAACTCACATCGGAGCAAAGTGTTGTCATATTTGTGGTAAATATTTTGCTTGGGATGCTTTCCTGAAAAGGCATTTGAGGAGTCATACAGGGGAGAAGCCGTTTCGCTGTCATCATTGTGGCAAAGGATTCAGTCAGAGTGGAAACCTGTCGGTGCATATGAAGAGCCACTCTGGGGAGAAACCACATCGCTGCCCTGTCTGTGGCAAATGTTTCAGCAGAAACCCTGATCTGACAGTCCACATCAGGACTCATACAGGGGTGAAACCATATAAGGGCAGTATTGTGGCCAAGGATTCAAGCAGAATTATCACCGGAAGCTACACATGA
- the LOC135575201 gene encoding zinc finger protein OZF-like, producing the protein MSNIQLLRVFLSQRLTMAAEEIFGVIEETIAEYQEENSRLRSMLDVVIKPDILLHRIDIQQSTHHPVSEKEVLPEQQHCEQEWSPSLGQEDPHYIQIKEEPEELESSLKNDSNHQDLTQSSLLYETQSEDYEETYCLPSTSTAQRNYSLPSTLIEQNMIQIKSELDAEDNGVSEPSREPQPLFAENLESSAAQSKNMKCVKGVESRPLSGSKPLKSKRSPSKRLQTVRKQSAYIHCKFCGMYFSYLASLVNHARKHAQDKECLCGVCGIHLESTESMLDHLETHVGARVCHVCGTFFPGSAELNDHMKVHPGEKSFRCPDCGKCFRKNPDLTAHKRIHTGERPYRCQFCGKGFSQSGNLAVHMKSHSGEKPHCCPVCGKCFSSKSYMNTHMKIHTGERPFCCRLCGKCFIRNPDLTVHMRTHTGVKPYKCQYCGQGFKQNYHRKLHMKIHMGKPTSLPSL; encoded by the exons ATGTCTAATATACAGTTATTGAGAGTGTTTCTCAGCCAGAGATTGACAATGGCAGCTGAGGAGATATTTGGCGTCATTGAAGAAACGATAGCAGAGTACCAGGAAGAGAACAGCCGTCTGCGTAGCATGCTCGATGTAGTTATTAAACCAGATATACTATTACACAGAATAG ACATCCAACAGTCCACCCACCACCCTGTATCTGAAAAGGAGGTTCTCCCTGAGCAGCAACACTGTGAGCAGGAGTGGAGCCCCAGTCTGGGGCAGGAAGACCCACATTACATACAGATAAAAGAGGAACCGGAGGAACTAGAGTCATCTTTGAAAAATGACTCCAACCACCAGGACCTGACTCAGTCCTCACTTCTTTATGAAACCCAAAGTGAAGACTATGAAGAGACGTACTGTCTTCCCAGCACCTCAACTGCACAGAGGAACTACTCTCTACCCAGCACCTTAATTGAACAGAACATGATACAGATCAAATCAGAACTTGATGCAGAAGACAATGGAGTATCAGAACCATCCCGTGAGCCTCAGCCCCTATTTGCAGAAAATCTAGAGTCTTCTGCAGCTCAGAGTAAAAACATGAAATGTGTCAAAGGGGTAGAGAGTAGACCTCTGTCAGGTTCAAAGCCACTTAAATCCAAGAGATCACCATCAAAGAGATTACAGACAGTAAGAAAACAAAGTGCCTATATCCACTGTAAATTTTGTGGAATGTATTTCTCCTACTTAGCTTCTTTAGTGAATCATGCAAGAAAGCATGCACAGGACAAAGAATGtctatgtggtgtgtgtggaatACACTTAGAGTCCACAGAAAGCATGTTAGATCATCTAGAAACCCACGTTGGAGCTAGAGTTTGTCATGTTTGTGGTACATTTTTCCCTGGGAGTGCTGAGCTGAATGATCATATGAAGGTTCACCCAGGGGAGAAATCGTTTCGCTGTCCTGATTGTGGCAAGTGTTTCAGAAAAAATCCAGATCTCACAGCGCACAAGAGGATTCATACAGGGGAGAGACCGTACCGCTGCCAGTTTTGTGGCAAAGGATTCAGTCAGAGTGGAAACCTGGCTGTGCATATGAAGAGCCACTCTGGGGAGAAACCGCATTGCTGCCCTGTTTGTGGGAAATGTTTCAGCAGTAAATCTTatatgaacacacacatgaaGATTCACACAGGGGAGAGGCCATTTTGCTGTCGTTTATGCGGAAAATGTTTCATAAGAAACCCTGATCTGACAGTCCACATGAGGACTCATACAGGGGTGAAACCATATAAGTGCCAGTATTGTGGCCAAGGATTCAAGCAGAATTATCACCGGAAGCTACACATGAAGATCCACATGGGAAAACCCACATCATTGCCATCTTTGTGA